A segment of the Cloacibacillus sp. genome:
GAGATAGATAATATTATAATATACGCATATTTTAATATTTTACAATTTGAGATATAATCGTATAGAATATATATAAAATAGATAATAAATAATTTATGAATACATGAAGCAATAATAAGTATAGTTATAAAAAATAATCTACCGTATTTATCTCTTGTCGTGTATTCAATAAATCCAAATAGAAAAAGAGCCATTGCTATAAAGTTACGAATTTGAATAATGTCTAATGACATTGGGTATATAACATATAACGAAAATAAGAAAAATAAATATTTTATTGGCAATATTCTTGAGAAAGCGTTATGTATAATAAATATCACTAATAATGATAATATGACACGATACATTGCATAATTAAGACCAATTTCGCGTAGTATCTTATTTAACATCACATAAGCATATTCTACGGAAACATCATACCCCTCATAGATATTTTTATATGCTATATAATCAGGATTATCCCAATTTATTGCAAATACAATAAAAATTATTAGAACTAAACCCTTAAGAAAAAAACCATAACGACGCGTCGTCACTGCCATCATAACAAGCAGAGAAATACAAAATAGGAATAAATAATCCATTATCTAGCATACCTATCATAAATATCTTGATGTTGGCGCTTCCTCATGAATACCCCATCCAAAGTACCACTATAAACTGCGGATATATATTTTTTTTTATTATCTACAATAATCATAATTGTCATAATCTCATATATTGACCATAGTAAACATTTTAATAACCACATAAGCGCCATCTTTTTATGCTTATAAAATACCAACCATCTGTTTCTATAAATATAATAATAACGTATTGGATTATGCCCAGAAAAAACAAATTTTATTCCACATACATATTTTGAGATAGGGGCACCCAACGAGTGGTATAATATCGCTTTTTTGCATTTCTCTATTCGCCCATTATTTTCATAAACAGAAAAATCAAAATCATGATCAACGGCATCAATAAAAAGATCTGAGTAAAAACCTCCTATTGTTTCGGCAAAACGTGTATTTATTAACGAACCAGAAGTGATTGGCATCAGTCGTTTTTTCCTATTACTCCGATATAGAAGCAATCTATGTACTAGAGATCCTTCGATATTCTTTTTAAAATTTTCATCATTTATAGTCGGAATAATTACCGCCAAAGGTTCATTTTTATTGCCTTTTAATTTATCCTTTTCTATAAAATCACTCATGGCAACCAAATATTCTTCGCCACAGACACTGTCTTGATCCATAGTAAGCAACCAATCTTTATTTTCTCTTAATGCAATTGCCAATGCTTGGTTTAATGCCACACCTATTCCTTTGTTTTCATTATTACACATTACATGAAGATTATATTTGTAAAATTCGGTTATTAGTGAATTATTTATAGATTTAAAATTTGACGAACCATTGTCAATGATATAAATGTCAAGCTTAGGTGGCAGACTTTTCAACAATTTTATCAGTGTTATTATATCAGGATTATATGTTATTATAGACACAGCGACATTTTGCATACTAAAACTGCTTTCTTTGTGAATCGTAATACATATTCCTAATGAACATTACGGATTCTCTCATCATATGAACTTTTACAGATGTCTTCAGTTTTCCCGTTACTTTTTTCTCTTTATGCGTCACTTCCAATTCAGAATCATAATACTCTTTATAACCTAATAACCTGATAATTTCTGATATATAAGCCTCTTCACTATACATTAAACACGGAAAAGGTCTTTTCAACATTTCTATTATAATTTTTTCTGAAATAATAAAAAAACATCCATGAGCTTCTTCAATAAAGCAACTCTCAGGTTTCTCTTTTTTTCTAAATAATGATTTTAAGTAAGAAAGATAAAAATATATTTTTGCAAGATATGAGAATTTTAGAACAAACAATAGTATATCTAATTTTTCTTTTGTATGTCTCTTCATATACTGAGGATTACCATAAGATTTAGATTGCAGTTGATATATAGAAGGCCCAATGCACGCTACTTTTTCTGGATATTCCTTTATGAATAGATCAGAAATGAACGTCTCTGATTGTATTTCAATATCCGTATTACTCATTATAACCCACTTAATCATAATGTCAGGTTCATGCCGTTTAAACTCTTTATAGCCATTTAGCATTCCATTTAAATAGCCTAAATTTTTGCAAGCATCAACTACATAAGATTTTATTGCCAAGCCTTCTAACGCTTTTAACAACCTGACTTTATTCCACCCATCAGAAAAAAGATTTATATTTATAATTAAATATATTCTTTCTGCTACATCTTGTTTTGTTAACATAGCAGCATACTCTAGTACTTCCATTTCATTTGCATAACAATTGACGAGATTAACCACAAAACAACTATTAATACTCATTTCCTGAAATTCCTTTTTTCAATTCCTAAAAGCATGGCCAACTTTATTGCTTTGTTTATCATGCCAAAGCTGTTTTTATAATCCCTGAATGTTTTATTAGGCAATCTGAAGAATTCCATCAATTCTATTGTTGTAATTCCAAGTTTATCACATATAAACTCCATATCTTCTTGAGCGATGCCTTCGTCATAAGGTTGTTCAGCAATCTCTTTCAATGCTTCATCCCTAGTCATCTGTCCAGTTAAGATAAGACTTGAGAAATAGCAACGACGCTTATCATAACCAAATTTACGCGGTAGCCACCAGCCTTCATAAAATCTAGTGAAGCGATCTTCATAATGTTTGTTAGCATACTGTTCCCAGCCAAACCTATCTGAAAGCAACACTGTAGCAGCATCCTTCCTGTA
Coding sequences within it:
- a CDS encoding glycosyltransferase, with translation MQNVAVSIITYNPDIITLIKLLKSLPPKLDIYIIDNGSSNFKSINNSLITEFYKYNLHVMCNNENKGIGVALNQALAIALRENKDWLLTMDQDSVCGEEYLVAMSDFIEKDKLKGNKNEPLAVIIPTINDENFKKNIEGSLVHRLLLYRSNRKKRLMPITSGSLINTRFAETIGGFYSDLFIDAVDHDFDFSVYENNGRIEKCKKAILYHSLGAPISKYVCGIKFVFSGHNPIRYYYIYRNRWLVFYKHKKMALMWLLKCLLWSIYEIMTIMIIVDNKKKYISAVYSGTLDGVFMRKRQHQDIYDRYAR
- a CDS encoding EpsG family protein; this translates as MDYLFLFCISLLVMMAVTTRRYGFFLKGLVLIIFIVFAINWDNPDYIAYKNIYEGYDVSVEYAYVMLNKILREIGLNYAMYRVILSLLVIFIIHNAFSRILPIKYLFFLFSLYVIYPMSLDIIQIRNFIAMALFLFGFIEYTTRDKYGRLFFITILIIASCIHKLFIIYFIYILYDYISNCKILKYAYIIILSIS